The Glycine soja cultivar W05 chromosome 8, ASM419377v2, whole genome shotgun sequence genome has a window encoding:
- the LOC114421855 gene encoding uncharacterized protein LOC114421855 isoform X2 has translation MLLTCYHHPFPHSLSSTSTHSLFTTNRNCNLSLSFSIVTSRPLHLTTHTAHRFNSLTVRADSFRLRSEHAAADSNFDSLLSLLEFSCLLSSAISSAAAAVLAGSKSELIAGIGARAAPFGGALLVVGVLVGAWIRRRQWRRVSVEAGKGGLEVNLLERIEKLEEDLRSSATVVRVLSRQLEKLGVRFRVTRKGLKDPIAETAALAQKNSEAARALAVQSDILEKELGEIQQVLLAMQVRRDYTRVKTN, from the exons ATGCTACTCACGTGTTACCACCATCCCTTCCCTCATTCACTTTCTTCAACCTCAACCCACTCGCTCTTCACCACAAACAGAAACTgcaacctctctctctctttctccatcGTAACCTCGCGCCCTCTCCACCTCACAACGCACACCGCTCACCGCTTCAATTCCCTCACAGTTCGAGCCGACTCATTTCGCCTCCGATCCGAACATGCCGCCGCCGATTCCAATTTCGACTCGCTCCTTTCGCTGCTCGAGTTCTCGTGTCTGCTCTCTTCCGCCATATCCTCCGCTGCCGCCGCTGTGCTCGCGGGTTCCAAGAGCGAGCTCATCGCTGGGATCGGTGCCAGAGCTGCTCCGTTCGGCGGCGCGTTGCTTGTGGTCGGGGTTCTGGTCGGCGCGTGGATTCGGAGGCGGCAGTGGAGGCGCGTGAGTGTGGAGGCTGGGAAGGGCGGGTTGGAGGTGAACTTGCTGGAGAGGATTGAGAAGTTGGAGGAGGATTTGAGGAGTTCCGCGACGGTTGTTAGGGTTTTGTCGAGACAGCTCGAGAAATTGggggttaggtttagggttacGAGGAAGGGCTTGAAGGATCCCATAGCTGAG ACTGCGGCTTTGGCCCAGAAGAATTCTGAGGCTGCTAGAGCATTAGCAGTGCAATCAGACATTTTGGAGAAGGAACTTGGTGAAATTCAACAGGTTTTACTAGCAATGCAG GTGAGAAGAGATTACACGAGAGTCAAGACAAACTAA
- the LOC114421855 gene encoding uncharacterized protein LOC114421855 isoform X1 yields the protein MLLTCYHHPFPHSLSSTSTHSLFTTNRNCNLSLSFSIVTSRPLHLTTHTAHRFNSLTVRADSFRLRSEHAAADSNFDSLLSLLEFSCLLSSAISSAAAAVLAGSKSELIAGIGARAAPFGGALLVVGVLVGAWIRRRQWRRVSVEAGKGGLEVNLLERIEKLEEDLRSSATVVRVLSRQLEKLGVRFRVTRKGLKDPIAETAALAQKNSEAARALAVQSDILEKELGEIQQVLLAMQEQQRKQLDLILAVGKASKLWESKQETNERHDTLELSNSAEDEVKQEVHQI from the exons ATGCTACTCACGTGTTACCACCATCCCTTCCCTCATTCACTTTCTTCAACCTCAACCCACTCGCTCTTCACCACAAACAGAAACTgcaacctctctctctctttctccatcGTAACCTCGCGCCCTCTCCACCTCACAACGCACACCGCTCACCGCTTCAATTCCCTCACAGTTCGAGCCGACTCATTTCGCCTCCGATCCGAACATGCCGCCGCCGATTCCAATTTCGACTCGCTCCTTTCGCTGCTCGAGTTCTCGTGTCTGCTCTCTTCCGCCATATCCTCCGCTGCCGCCGCTGTGCTCGCGGGTTCCAAGAGCGAGCTCATCGCTGGGATCGGTGCCAGAGCTGCTCCGTTCGGCGGCGCGTTGCTTGTGGTCGGGGTTCTGGTCGGCGCGTGGATTCGGAGGCGGCAGTGGAGGCGCGTGAGTGTGGAGGCTGGGAAGGGCGGGTTGGAGGTGAACTTGCTGGAGAGGATTGAGAAGTTGGAGGAGGATTTGAGGAGTTCCGCGACGGTTGTTAGGGTTTTGTCGAGACAGCTCGAGAAATTGggggttaggtttagggttacGAGGAAGGGCTTGAAGGATCCCATAGCTGAG ACTGCGGCTTTGGCCCAGAAGAATTCTGAGGCTGCTAGAGCATTAGCAGTGCAATCAGACATTTTGGAGAAGGAACTTGGTGAAATTCAACAGGTTTTACTAGCAATGCAG GAACAACAGCGAAAACAGCTTGATCTGATTCTTGCAGTTGGGAAAGCTAGTAAGCTATGGGAAAGCAAGCAAGAAACCAATGAACGACATGATACGTTAGAATTGTCTAATTCAGCTGAGGATGAGGTAAAACAGGAGGTGCACCAAATATGA